A DNA window from Acidobacteriota bacterium contains the following coding sequences:
- a CDS encoding O-antigen ligase family protein has translation MPRQLATLLCIALIAFLVRRARDPFAQVSAARWIVFAWVFLAGSRFLSHWLSIVGLRWSGGATAADGSPIDMAAFALLIMAATAALVGRDIRWRHLLGNNKVLLALYVFGLFSVFWSPDPIVALKRWIKSVGTLWIACLVLTDRRPWQALRSVVVPLGLVLLPLSILFIKYYPELGRQYHSTGAQMMTGVTMQKNSLGELCMLVGLYASWNLLHLRTGEDGLGRRLRWPVWMALAGMIGWLMIMADSATALVCLLAGIGIHLLACVPAIRRRPASLAAVLFVGTSGYLILQASVDVNTLLLELLNRRPDLTTRVPMWQDILAVASNTLTGFGWQSFTLTPQHHQIYDKWQVVSVHNTYLDLYLNLGLIGLGLYLAVWLTGMWTSVRMLSLEYAPAVLRISFLVVVLLYGWTETVDLGVSNMYLLLLLATVTHGSIEKAKEQGGVRRVSLKGRHDSGTALVGRLGRRRQPRRPYMLQVPVVRGGSEPAKD, from the coding sequence ATGCCGCGTCAACTCGCGACCCTGCTCTGTATCGCCCTCATCGCCTTCCTGGTCCGCCGCGCGAGAGATCCGTTCGCTCAAGTGTCGGCAGCGCGCTGGATTGTGTTTGCCTGGGTGTTCCTCGCGGGCTCTCGGTTCCTGTCACACTGGTTGTCGATTGTCGGGCTTCGCTGGTCGGGCGGTGCAACGGCCGCCGACGGCAGTCCGATCGACATGGCGGCGTTCGCTCTGTTGATCATGGCAGCCACGGCCGCTCTGGTCGGTCGCGACATCCGATGGCGCCACCTGCTCGGGAACAACAAGGTTCTACTGGCACTCTACGTGTTCGGGTTGTTCAGCGTCTTCTGGAGTCCGGATCCCATCGTTGCGCTCAAGCGTTGGATCAAGAGTGTGGGAACTCTCTGGATCGCGTGCTTGGTCCTGACGGATCGCCGACCGTGGCAGGCACTGCGATCCGTGGTGGTGCCGCTTGGGCTGGTGTTGCTGCCGTTGTCGATCCTTTTCATCAAGTACTACCCGGAACTGGGGCGGCAGTACCACTCTACCGGTGCGCAGATGATGACCGGTGTTACGATGCAGAAGAACTCGCTCGGTGAGTTATGTATGCTGGTTGGCCTGTATGCGTCGTGGAATCTCCTGCACCTCAGGACCGGCGAGGACGGTCTCGGGCGCAGGCTCCGCTGGCCAGTATGGATGGCGCTGGCCGGCATGATCGGTTGGCTCATGATCATGGCCGACAGCGCGACAGCACTCGTGTGCCTTCTGGCAGGAATCGGCATTCACCTGCTGGCCTGCGTGCCTGCGATCAGACGGCGCCCGGCCAGTCTTGCGGCGGTCCTCTTCGTCGGCACATCAGGCTATCTGATTCTTCAGGCGAGCGTTGACGTGAACACGCTCTTGCTCGAACTCCTGAATCGCCGTCCCGACCTCACCACACGTGTGCCGATGTGGCAGGATATTCTCGCCGTGGCCAGCAACACGCTGACCGGTTTCGGCTGGCAGAGTTTCACGCTGACCCCGCAGCATCACCAGATCTACGACAAGTGGCAGGTTGTGTCCGTACACAATACCTATTTGGATCTCTATCTCAACCTTGGGCTCATCGGGCTTGGTCTCTACTTAGCCGTCTGGCTCACCGGGATGTGGACGAGCGTTCGGATGCTGTCCCTCGAGTATGCCCCAGCCGTACTCCGTATCAGCTTCCTTGTGGTCGTGCTTCTCTACGGGTGGACGGAGACAGTTGATTTGGGGGTGAGCAACATGTATCTCTTACTGCTGCTGGCGACAGTGACTCATGGTTCGATCGAGAAAGCGAAGGAGCAGGGAGGAGTCAGACGCGTGTCTCTGAAGGGACGACATGACTCCGGGACCGCCTTGGTCGGAAGACTGGGTCGGCGCCGCCAGCCCCGCAGACCGTATATGCTACAAGTCCCTGTCGTGCGAGGCGGGTCCGAGCCTGCAAAGGACTGA
- a CDS encoding glycosyltransferase family 2 protein, with protein sequence MSVAPQLTTHMTSLVSILIPAFNAERWVADALESALAQRDARIEVIAVDDGSSDSTLAVMRRFESGRVKVIEQPNRGASAARNEALRHAQGDFIQWLDADDILSRDKVSKQLAAASGSRVLLSSAWGRFRACPARARFEATSLWAPLTPVEWNIRKFEDNAWMAVESWLVSRELTELAGPWDEALSMDDDGDYFSRVLAASTRVDFVPGARSFIRRRPSGSLSQRTYSDRALRSQFQSSSRQIERVLAMEASARTRAASLVYLQRWYPLFHSAHVALMESSQSLAERLGGRLVAPDHSVIAMLVDSIGMTTRLSRGRARLRAELELVLESVLCRLGPASHDRDL encoded by the coding sequence AGCGGTGGGTTGCCGACGCTCTGGAGTCAGCATTGGCGCAACGCGACGCCAGGATTGAAGTCATCGCCGTCGACGACGGTTCGAGCGACTCCACGCTGGCCGTGATGCGCCGATTCGAGTCGGGTCGCGTGAAGGTGATCGAGCAGCCCAACCGCGGCGCCAGTGCCGCACGAAACGAGGCCTTGCGACACGCGCAGGGTGACTTCATCCAGTGGCTTGACGCCGACGACATCCTCTCACGCGACAAAGTGAGCAAGCAGTTGGCCGCGGCGTCTGGCTCCCGGGTGCTCCTGTCGTCGGCTTGGGGTCGCTTCCGCGCCTGCCCCGCCCGAGCCAGGTTCGAAGCCACCTCATTATGGGCGCCGCTCACGCCGGTGGAATGGAACATTCGCAAATTTGAGGACAATGCGTGGATGGCGGTCGAGTCGTGGCTCGTGAGCCGCGAACTCACAGAACTGGCAGGTCCTTGGGACGAGGCCTTGTCTATGGACGACGATGGCGACTACTTTTCACGAGTCCTGGCGGCCAGCACACGCGTCGATTTCGTGCCGGGTGCCCGGTCGTTCATTAGGCGACGACCGTCCGGCAGCTTGAGCCAGCGCACCTATTCTGACCGCGCCTTGAGGTCTCAGTTCCAATCCTCGTCTCGCCAGATCGAACGCGTCCTTGCGATGGAAGCAAGTGCTCGCACACGTGCCGCGAGTCTTGTCTATCTGCAGCGCTGGTATCCATTGTTCCACTCGGCGCACGTTGCGCTCATGGAGTCGTCGCAATCGCTGGCGGAACGGCTGGGAGGCCGCTTGGTGGCACCTGACCACTCTGTAATCGCCATGCTGGTCGACAGCATCGGCATGACAACGCGATTGTCACGTGGTCGCGCGCGCCTTCGGGCCGAGCTCGAGCTCGTACTAGAATCAGTCCTTTGCAGGCTCGGACCCGCCTCGCACGACAGGGACTTGTAG